The Mycoplasma sp. 1654_15 genome contains a region encoding:
- the dnaA gene encoding chromosomal replication initiator protein DnaA, whose protein sequence is MKNNDNQIFLETINSKNTTLLLINYFETSVDDQIIFNSFFRQIKVLAENNVEIILKVENNFIKKEIEEKWMHLIERAVFEVTGIKKIISLTISDNLELPKPSENAKVSKIEDYSLEIAQKSSENKEKIKFNNILTNKYNFGNFVLTNFNKNIIKAYENIINAESIIYSPLFLYGSSGIGKTHFLHAIGSEFIKRKKTVYYIHSSAFTTLITNWMIKKENIDINHFVETVCLADVLLFDEIQLLANKTSTMSVLLQIVNNFIENDKQIIITSDKSPDVLGGFEERFITRFNSGLILEFSKPTKEDFLKLLKYKLEIQGINPESFQKDALEFLVYNKKSVREIEGVVNRIKFFSEGENITDFNLELIERIFKGIIKNKENLTHNKIIEEVANYYNIDKEDITGTTRKKEVVIARDISIWFVKNLLDLTLKSIGQIFGDKDHSTIIAVVNKINVKKEKDPTVKYAIEKINEKISKFL, encoded by the coding sequence ATGAAAAATAATGATAATCAAATTTTTTTAGAAACTATAAACAGTAAAAACACAACTCTTTTATTAATTAATTATTTTGAAACTTCTGTTGATGATCAGATTATTTTTAACAGTTTTTTTAGGCAAATCAAGGTTTTAGCAGAAAATAATGTAGAAATAATTTTAAAAGTTGAAAATAATTTTATTAAAAAAGAAATCGAAGAAAAATGAATGCATTTAATTGAAAGAGCAGTGTTTGAGGTTACTGGAATTAAGAAAATAATTTCTTTAACCATTTCTGATAATTTAGAATTACCAAAACCTTCTGAAAATGCAAAAGTTTCTAAAATCGAAGATTATTCTCTTGAAATAGCACAAAAGTCTTCAGAAAATAAAGAAAAAATTAAATTTAACAACATTTTAACTAATAAGTATAATTTTGGAAATTTCGTTCTTACCAACTTTAACAAAAACATAATCAAAGCTTACGAAAATATTATAAATGCCGAAAGCATTATTTATTCACCTTTGTTTTTATACGGTTCTTCCGGAATAGGTAAAACTCATTTTTTACACGCTATAGGAAGTGAATTTATTAAAAGAAAAAAAACTGTTTATTATATTCACTCAAGTGCTTTTACAACCTTAATTACAAACTGAATGATTAAGAAGGAAAATATAGATATTAATCATTTTGTTGAGACTGTTTGTTTAGCAGATGTTTTGTTATTTGATGAGATACAATTACTTGCCAATAAAACTTCAACAATGAGTGTTTTACTTCAAATTGTGAACAATTTTATAGAAAATGACAAGCAAATTATCATTACTTCAGACAAGTCACCAGATGTTTTAGGAGGTTTTGAAGAAAGATTTATTACACGCTTTAATTCTGGTTTAATTTTAGAATTTTCTAAACCAACTAAAGAAGATTTTTTAAAGCTTTTGAAATACAAATTAGAAATTCAAGGTATAAATCCTGAAAGTTTTCAGAAAGATGCTTTAGAATTTTTGGTTTACAATAAAAAATCAGTTAGAGAAATTGAAGGAGTAGTTAATAGAATTAAGTTCTTTTCAGAAGGTGAAAATATTACTGATTTTAATTTAGAATTAATCGAAAGAATTTTTAAAGGTATTATAAAAAATAAAGAAAACTTAACTCATAATAAAATAATCGAAGAAGTTGCTAACTACTATAACATAGATAAAGAAGATATTACTGGTACTACAAGAAAAAAAGAAGTGGTTATTGCAAGAGATATTTCTATTTGATTTGTTAAAAACTTGTTAGATCTAACATTAAAGAGCATTGGTCAAATTTTCGGAGACAAAGATCATTCAACAATTATTGCAGTTGTTAACAAAATTAATGTTAAAAAAGAGAAAGATCCAACAGTTAAATATGCGATTGAGAAAATAAATGAAAAAATTAGTAAGTTTTTATAA
- a CDS encoding DNA polymerase III subunit beta, with amino-acid sequence MKFIIEKNKIEKFVDRNLMAVSNSSGYSALGGLLFELNREGLLIISTDQELSIKSFIDYSEFIEINSLGRILVNAHMLKNILKKLKNNISFEVVENNLFLRSGLDEFSLKLNDVNEFPEIDFRNQGDKLTIQANHLREAIKNTIFACYQSKETAREKNSYILYSCLNLRARDGYLDVIASDRIRIAFETVPIEKFIDLNIAVKNKNLKDFILEEIKEEIDIYVTNSKISYTYDNTTIQAVLFVEEYKNLKSVFPKSEELEHYFQIEKKELLEITSKATIISTSEKNNSIIFNVSKQELSVKFNEDEKGNSTIKTKNFSYQGDGFVFKVNYKYLKDAISVFEDKINFFISKNKTKLLINSQSNKNNKQIIGLIQI; translated from the coding sequence ATGAAATTTATAATCGAAAAAAATAAAATAGAAAAATTTGTTGATAGAAATTTAATGGCTGTTTCAAATTCTAGTGGGTATTCTGCTCTTGGTGGATTGTTATTTGAATTAAATAGAGAAGGGCTTTTAATAATTTCAACTGATCAAGAATTATCAATTAAAAGCTTTATTGACTACTCAGAATTTATAGAAATCAACAGTTTAGGTCGTATCCTTGTTAACGCTCATATGTTAAAAAATATTTTAAAGAAATTAAAAAACAATATTTCTTTCGAAGTAGTAGAAAACAATTTGTTTTTAAGATCAGGATTAGATGAATTTTCATTGAAATTAAATGATGTTAATGAGTTTCCTGAAATAGATTTTAGAAATCAAGGAGATAAATTAACAATCCAAGCAAATCATTTAAGAGAAGCGATAAAAAACACTATTTTTGCTTGTTATCAATCAAAAGAAACTGCAAGAGAAAAAAATTCATATATTTTATACTCCTGCTTGAATTTAAGAGCTAGAGACGGTTATTTAGATGTTATAGCTTCAGATCGTATTAGAATTGCTTTTGAAACTGTGCCAATTGAAAAATTTATAGATTTAAACATCGCGGTTAAAAATAAGAATCTAAAAGACTTTATTTTAGAAGAAATAAAAGAAGAAATTGATATTTATGTAACAAATTCAAAAATTAGTTATACTTATGATAACACAACAATTCAAGCGGTACTTTTTGTAGAAGAGTACAAAAATTTAAAATCTGTATTCCCAAAAAGTGAAGAACTTGAACATTATTTTCAAATAGAAAAGAAAGAGTTGCTTGAAATTACTTCAAAAGCAACTATAATTTCTACTTCTGAAAAAAACAACTCAATTATTTTTAATGTATCAAAACAAGAATTATCTGTAAAATTTAACGAAGATGAAAAAGGTAATTCAACAATAAAAACTAAGAATTTTTCTTACCAAGGAGACGGTTTTGTTTTCAAAGTAAATTATAAATATCTAAAAGATGCAATTAGTGTTTTTGAAGATAAAATTAATTTCTTTATTTCAAAAAACAAAACAAAATTACTTATAAATTCTCAGTCAAACAAAAATAATAAACAAATTATCGGATTGATTCAAATTTAA
- a CDS encoding RNA-binding S4 domain-containing protein: MIIRIKGESIKMSQFLKKIDIVDSGGQSKYFLLKNEVKVNGVVTKAKGRNLYPGDVVELLNRIFKIEKEEKV; the protein is encoded by the coding sequence ATGATAATCAGAATTAAAGGTGAAAGTATCAAGATGAGTCAATTTTTAAAAAAAATTGATATTGTTGATTCAGGTGGTCAAAGTAAATATTTTTTATTAAAAAATGAAGTAAAAGTCAATGGAGTAGTAACTAAAGCGAAGGGAAGAAATTTGTATCCTGGCGACGTAGTTGAATTATTGAATAGAATTTTTAAAATAGAAAAAGAAGAGAAAGTATAG
- the mnmG gene encoding tRNA uridine-5-carboxymethylaminomethyl(34) synthesis enzyme MnmG, giving the protein MKKKQRYFDAIVVGGGHAGIEAVYALSKAQNLNVALVTLNKNKLASMPCNPSIGGPAKGIITREIDALGGVQGYFSDLAMIQVKYLNESKGPAVKAIRAQIDKEKYSKIILKDIKKKENITLIEDLVTELKIENKSVVGIYLEKLGLIKTKALIITTGTYLDSKILRGEEAYKSGPDNERTSNLLSDNLKKLGFELQRLKTGTPPRIYSDSIDFSQVEKEFLPLVNINFSSKTKKNIKKQISCYLTYTNEETHKIINENLNRSSMYSGAINGIGPRYCPSIEDKIVRFNTKERHQIFFEPETKKQDIMYINGMSTSMPVDVQDKLIRTIPGLKNAKVAKWGYAIEYDALNPLELKRSLESKRIKNLYFAGQINGTSGYEEAAAQGLIAGINAKEKLLKRRPIEILRNDGYIGVLIDDLVTKGTKEPYRMLTSRAEYRLILRNDNADIRMAKYAKKTEMISTEEYNQVVEKYRQIDKMIDKLSKEFISPKDKLGQKYQVTDGTSKLKLISRPNVDYKDVLPDFEYAYELTVIARLEGYIRKQNNDAQKMIRLEKLKIPSNIKYEKVNNLSSEALDKLIKVRPNTIGQASRISGVNPADIQMLLFYLKVEKDRELQAKNIN; this is encoded by the coding sequence ATGAAGAAAAAACAACGATATTTTGATGCGATAGTTGTAGGTGGAGGACATGCGGGAATTGAAGCGGTTTACGCCCTTTCTAAAGCTCAAAATTTAAATGTTGCATTAGTTACTCTAAATAAAAATAAATTAGCTTCTATGCCTTGTAATCCTTCGATAGGAGGACCTGCTAAAGGAATAATCACAAGAGAAATCGATGCTCTTGGAGGTGTGCAAGGTTATTTTTCTGATTTAGCAATGATACAAGTTAAGTATCTAAATGAATCAAAAGGTCCAGCAGTTAAAGCTATAAGGGCACAAATCGATAAAGAAAAATACTCTAAAATTATTCTTAAAGATATAAAGAAAAAAGAAAATATTACTTTAATAGAAGATTTAGTTACTGAACTAAAAATCGAAAACAAGAGTGTTGTAGGAATTTATTTAGAGAAGTTAGGTTTAATAAAAACAAAAGCTTTGATTATTACAACAGGAACTTACTTAGATTCTAAAATTTTAAGAGGTGAAGAAGCTTATAAATCAGGTCCTGATAATGAAAGAACTTCAAATTTACTTTCTGATAATTTAAAAAAATTAGGTTTTGAACTTCAAAGATTAAAAACTGGAACTCCGCCAAGAATTTATTCTGATTCGATTGATTTTTCACAAGTGGAAAAAGAATTTTTACCTTTAGTAAATATTAATTTTTCTTCAAAAACGAAGAAAAATATTAAAAAACAAATTTCTTGTTACTTAACTTATACAAACGAAGAAACTCATAAAATAATTAATGAAAATTTAAATAGATCTTCAATGTATTCTGGTGCAATTAATGGAATTGGTCCAAGGTATTGCCCTTCAATAGAGGATAAAATTGTAAGATTTAACACAAAAGAAAGACACCAAATTTTCTTCGAACCAGAAACAAAAAAACAAGACATTATGTATATCAATGGTATGTCAACTTCGATGCCAGTTGATGTACAAGACAAGTTGATTAGAACTATTCCTGGACTTAAAAATGCAAAAGTAGCGAAATGGGGTTATGCTATTGAATATGACGCATTAAATCCTTTAGAATTGAAGAGAAGTTTAGAATCTAAAAGAATCAAAAACCTTTATTTTGCTGGTCAAATTAACGGAACTAGTGGTTACGAAGAAGCGGCAGCTCAAGGTCTAATCGCAGGTATAAATGCTAAAGAAAAGCTTCTAAAAAGAAGACCAATTGAGATTTTGAGAAATGATGGATATATCGGAGTTTTGATTGATGATTTAGTAACAAAAGGTACTAAAGAACCTTACAGAATGTTAACTTCTAGAGCTGAATACAGATTAATTCTAAGAAATGATAATGCAGATATTAGAATGGCTAAATATGCAAAAAAGACTGAGATGATTTCTACCGAAGAATATAATCAAGTTGTTGAAAAATATAGACAAATCGACAAAATGATAGATAAATTATCTAAAGAATTTATCTCTCCTAAAGACAAATTGGGTCAAAAATATCAAGTAACTGATGGAACTTCTAAACTTAAATTAATTTCTAGACCAAATGTTGATTATAAAGATGTTTTACCTGATTTTGAATACGCTTATGAACTCACAGTTATAGCTAGATTAGAAGGTTATATAAGAAAACAAAATAATGATGCTCAAAAAATGATTAGACTTGAGAAATTAAAAATACCTTCAAATATCAAGTATGAGAAAGTCAATAATCTCTCTTCCGAAGCTTTGGATAAATTAATAAAAGTAAGACCAAATACGATAGGACAAGCATCAAGAATTTCGGGTGTTAATCCAGCTGATATTCAAATGTTGTTGTTTTATTTAAAAGTTGAAAAAGATAGAGAATTACAGGCAAAAAATATAAATTAA
- a CDS encoding 23S rRNA (pseudouridine(1915)-N(3))-methyltransferase RlmH, translating into MKITLIDFNSDEEDLKKIYSKFVKRIEFFASINFVILKEKQETNITKKKELETLEIIKNIPKNSKVVLFSIQSKQLDSIEFSKTITNEANLTLIIGASNGVDEKLLEEKINNLEKISFSKLTFPHKIFKLLVLEQIYRAFSIKNNQKYHK; encoded by the coding sequence ATGAAGATAACGTTAATTGATTTTAATTCAGATGAAGAAGATTTGAAAAAGATTTACTCAAAATTTGTAAAACGAATAGAATTTTTTGCATCAATTAATTTTGTTATATTAAAAGAAAAACAAGAAACTAATATAACAAAAAAGAAAGAATTAGAAACTTTAGAAATAATAAAAAATATTCCGAAAAATTCAAAAGTTGTTCTTTTTTCTATACAATCTAAACAATTAGACTCAATTGAATTTTCAAAAACAATAACAAATGAAGCAAATTTAACTCTAATTATTGGCGCTTCAAATGGTGTTGATGAAAAACTTTTAGAAGAAAAAATAAATAATTTAGAAAAAATAAGTTTTTCTAAATTAACTTTTCCACATAAAATATTTAAATTATTAGTATTAGAACAAATTTATAGAGCTTTTAGTATTAAAAATAATCAAAAATACCACAAGTAA
- a CDS encoding DHH family phosphoesterase has protein sequence MKLGTYKKIETAIEEHKNIFIFHHTRPDGDCLGSQFGLGLAIRKRFKNKKVFFIGDATGVLEFMDFNFINEDEIKENDFEDSLAIIVDTTGPERVEKNFLLAENKFKCTARIDHHPLDSSFEFDHIWVDSSFSAAAEMIGYFLLKNKWEIDEEIASYVYLGIYTDSNRFFFPSTTARTFEVASFLFHTNFDFNKIHLALSKREENEVAFVAHVLSNYKKEGKVIYFHVTQKIREKFNLTKEQATAVNILSNIGDNRVWIFFVDEEKIIRVRLRSNGPVINTLANKYQGGGHQLAAGANLHHKEQIKELVEEAVKIVEEFETNENR, from the coding sequence ATGAAATTAGGTACATATAAAAAAATTGAAACAGCAATAGAGGAACACAAAAATATTTTTATTTTTCATCACACTAGACCTGATGGAGATTGTCTAGGTTCACAATTTGGATTAGGTTTAGCAATTCGTAAAAGATTTAAAAATAAAAAAGTTTTCTTTATTGGAGATGCTACAGGAGTTTTAGAATTTATGGATTTTAACTTCATAAATGAAGACGAAATAAAAGAAAATGACTTTGAAGACTCTTTAGCAATTATTGTTGATACAACAGGTCCAGAAAGAGTAGAAAAAAACTTTTTACTAGCAGAAAACAAATTTAAATGCACAGCTAGAATAGATCATCATCCTCTTGATTCTTCTTTTGAATTTGATCATATTTGAGTTGATTCTTCATTTTCTGCAGCTGCTGAAATGATTGGTTATTTTTTACTAAAAAATAAATGAGAAATTGATGAAGAAATTGCTTCATATGTTTATTTAGGAATATATACAGATTCTAATAGATTCTTCTTTCCTTCAACTACTGCAAGAACTTTTGAGGTTGCTTCATTTTTATTTCATACAAATTTTGACTTCAATAAAATTCACTTAGCACTTTCAAAAAGAGAAGAAAATGAAGTAGCTTTTGTTGCTCATGTCCTTTCAAATTATAAAAAAGAAGGAAAAGTTATTTACTTTCACGTCACACAAAAAATAAGAGAAAAATTCAACTTAACAAAAGAACAAGCAACAGCAGTAAATATTCTTTCTAATATAGGTGATAACAGAGTGTGAATTTTCTTTGTAGATGAAGAAAAAATAATAAGAGTAAGACTCCGTTCAAATGGACCTGTAATTAATACATTAGCAAATAAATATCAGGGAGGCGGTCACCAATTAGCTGCTGGAGCAAATTTACATCACAAAGAACAAATTAAAGAATTAGTTGAAGAAGCAGTGAAAATAGTGGAAGAATTTGAAACTAATGAAAATAGGTAG
- a CDS encoding DHH family phosphoesterase, whose protein sequence is MKIGSKKKTLELIEQFDSIVIFHHIRPDGDCLGSQFGLQELIKLNYPNKQVFAVGDSKNSFKFLDLQHDSIPSKEILENSLAIIVDANFKERIEFAYLLNDYKFKAILRIDHHPNEDDLNATHRWVDSSYIASAEQIADLAKYAKWQVNQRAANLIYLGIYTDSGRFLFSNTSSRTLELSAMLWKKGADKKLIHTKLSAKSLSEIEFETYVYSKIQKTKNVIYFVLNQEELKKLNKTSNSASRPNLIANIDEYKIWISFVQEENTNWRVEFRSNGPIVRNVAIKWNGGGHELASGAIIFDEANIKKVVKDCQEEYENWKVNN, encoded by the coding sequence ATGAAAATAGGTAGCAAAAAGAAGACTCTTGAGTTAATTGAACAGTTTGATTCTATTGTTATTTTTCATCACATTAGACCGGATGGTGATTGTCTCGGTTCACAATTCGGATTGCAAGAACTAATCAAATTAAATTATCCTAATAAACAAGTTTTTGCAGTTGGAGATTCTAAAAATTCCTTCAAATTCCTTGATTTACAACATGACAGTATTCCTTCTAAAGAAATTTTAGAAAATTCACTAGCAATAATAGTAGATGCGAATTTTAAAGAAAGAATTGAGTTTGCTTATTTGTTAAATGACTATAAATTTAAAGCTATTTTACGAATTGATCACCATCCAAATGAAGATGATTTAAATGCAACACATAGATGAGTGGATTCTTCCTATATCGCTAGTGCAGAACAAATTGCGGATTTAGCAAAATATGCAAAATGACAAGTAAATCAAAGAGCAGCTAATTTAATTTATTTAGGAATTTACACAGATTCAGGAAGATTTTTATTTTCAAATACTTCTTCTAGAACTTTAGAACTAAGTGCGATGTTGTGAAAAAAAGGTGCTGACAAAAAATTAATTCATACTAAATTGAGTGCAAAATCATTAAGTGAAATTGAATTCGAAACTTATGTTTATTCTAAGATTCAAAAAACAAAAAATGTTATTTATTTTGTTTTAAATCAAGAAGAATTAAAGAAATTAAATAAAACTTCAAATAGTGCTTCAAGACCTAATCTTATAGCGAATATTGATGAATATAAAATTTGAATTTCCTTTGTACAAGAAGAAAATACAAATTGAAGAGTTGAATTTAGGTCTAATGGACCGATAGTTAGAAATGTAGCTATTAAATGAAATGGTGGAGGACACGAACTAGCTTCAGGAGCGATTATTTTTGATGAAGCAAACATTAAAAAAGTTGTAAAAGATTGCCAAGAAGAATATGAAAATTGAAAGGTCAATAATTAA